A genomic segment from Tessaracoccus defluvii encodes:
- a CDS encoding IS1380 family transposase — protein sequence MNSTGLYPRVHVGTAKVAAVAQAGGVLLTETIRAAGLDRALSEALVGWRKPLAVHDPGKILLDLAVSLVLGGDALSDVAVLRGEPGVYGRVASDPTVLRLIKALAEDADKAIKAISVARQQARATVWGLAGVHAPDHGATAEQPLIIDLDASLVTAHSEKQQAAPTFKRGFGFHPLLAFADHGTDGTGEALAVHLRPGNAGSNKASDHIAVTRAALAQLPDQNPRPGRRVLVRADGAGGTKDFTKWLTGRRVVYSVGFTLPMDTPDLYHEIPEWVWLPALNADGEARDGADLAEFTGLLDLSGWPKGMRVIVRRERPHPGAQLRFDDVDGYRLTAFATNTTLGTLQQLELRHSRRARCEDRIRQAKTTGLANLPLHGFDQNRIWCQIVALASELQAWTGMLALTGHEARRWEPKRLRYRLFSIPATIARRARRIHLHLSDRSPWAELILTGITRLQGLPAPAT from the coding sequence GTGAACAGTACCGGTTTGTATCCCAGGGTTCATGTTGGTACCGCGAAGGTGGCCGCGGTGGCCCAGGCCGGCGGGGTCCTGCTCACGGAAACAATCCGCGCCGCGGGGCTGGATCGGGCCCTGTCGGAGGCGTTGGTGGGGTGGCGGAAGCCGTTGGCGGTCCATGACCCGGGCAAGATCCTGCTCGACCTGGCGGTGTCGCTGGTGCTGGGCGGGGATGCGTTGAGTGACGTCGCCGTGCTGCGCGGCGAGCCGGGGGTGTACGGCCGTGTGGCGTCAGATCCGACGGTGTTGCGGCTGATCAAGGCCCTGGCCGAGGATGCGGACAAGGCGATCAAGGCGATATCGGTGGCGCGGCAGCAGGCCCGAGCCACCGTCTGGGGTCTGGCCGGTGTCCATGCGCCCGACCACGGCGCTACCGCTGAGCAGCCGCTGATTATCGACTTGGATGCGTCGCTGGTCACCGCGCATTCGGAGAAGCAGCAGGCTGCTCCGACGTTCAAACGCGGGTTCGGGTTCCACCCCCTGTTGGCGTTCGCCGACCACGGCACGGACGGAACCGGCGAAGCACTCGCGGTCCATCTGAGGCCGGGGAACGCGGGCTCCAACAAGGCTTCGGATCACATCGCCGTGACCAGGGCCGCGTTGGCGCAGCTCCCCGACCAGAACCCGCGGCCAGGACGCCGGGTGCTGGTCCGCGCGGACGGCGCCGGCGGCACTAAAGACTTCACCAAGTGGCTGACCGGGCGAAGGGTCGTGTACTCGGTCGGGTTCACTCTCCCCATGGACACCCCCGACCTCTACCACGAGATTCCCGAATGGGTGTGGCTCCCGGCGCTCAACGCGGATGGTGAAGCCCGCGACGGGGCCGATCTGGCCGAGTTCACCGGACTACTCGACCTGTCCGGCTGGCCCAAGGGGATGCGGGTGATCGTCCGCCGGGAACGACCCCACCCCGGCGCTCAGCTGCGGTTCGATGATGTCGACGGCTACCGGCTCACCGCCTTCGCGACCAACACCACCCTCGGCACCCTCCAACAGCTCGAGCTCCGGCATAGCCGGCGGGCCCGCTGCGAAGACCGGATCAGGCAGGCGAAGACCACCGGGCTGGCGAACCTCCCCCTGCACGGGTTCGACCAGAACCGCATCTGGTGCCAGATCGTCGCCCTGGCCTCCGAGTTACAGGCCTGGACCGGGATGCTGGCGCTGACCGGTCATGAAGCCCGGCGTTGGGAACCGAAACGCCTCCGCTACCGGCTGTTCAGCATCCCCGCCACCATCGCCCGAAGAGCCAGACGCATCCACCTCCACCTCAGCGACCGATCCCCATGGGCCGAGCTCATCCTCACAGGCATCACCAGACTCCAAGGACTCCCAGCACCAGCGACCTGA
- a CDS encoding DEAD/DEAH box helicase, with translation MPIRWDDINPNKGARLTRPREIYAALQGRRWPRLRPEQNEVLETWYERRNESDLVLKQNTGGGKTLTGLLIAQSSLHEGVGPAVFLVPDKFLIQQVVGEANDAKIAVTTDAKDESFRSQRAILITTFHKLLNGRSVFGVRNVKKVVPLGIVVVDDAHAALSATGGLFAPKIPASCQAYGKLINLFASDLASQSPKAYADIAAGEPGAPIRVPPKAVADRAQEIMAIVRPHAADEAIDTLLYSWPFVADSLKLATITVTSSVVEIRTPCPEVDIIPAFAHAKRRVYLTATLEDEGVLVTELDANADAVRRPITPNQASDLGDRIILAPLSINPRLADTAVQQLARGFADGDRNGDGTIESVPVNVVVLVPSDYAANRWRAFADAVLHVGDMQPLIERMKKGDHIGVVVLVNKYDGVDLPGDACRLLIIDGIPTPLTPHERRASAALVGSMFFKAREVQRIEQGMGRGIRDVGDYCAVLVVNSDAALTLRDSTLRAFYSPATRAQIELSQQVSDQIQGESINVIGDLLDTFLERKPQWVTKSLEATADVTYDSAGNVTELAAGRREAFNRAVAGDPDGAVLVLRSAIDTVSEPLLKGWYLEELAAYEHLVDATAAEKTLSAARKLNSAVLKPNVPPSRKKVAGPAAQGVAAANYLASTYVDPRSMELAVGSLFDNIVWGVEEAADLAEEQFRLLGCHLGFASNRPEKEDRDGGPDNLWALSPSRFAIIELKTDVSRPSPVITKSEAEQLVHSMAWFSDHYPEAVDAVPVLVHPSAELDSQAHVPPRTRIMTKEHVQHLRRDVEAMVRELSASGSWGDSAAVASALARHQLTAEQVLARHSMEARR, from the coding sequence ATGCCCATCCGCTGGGATGATATTAACCCGAACAAGGGTGCCCGACTAACTCGCCCGCGCGAGATCTACGCGGCACTCCAAGGAAGAAGGTGGCCGCGGCTTCGCCCGGAGCAGAACGAGGTGCTTGAGACGTGGTACGAGCGCCGTAACGAGTCTGACCTCGTCCTCAAGCAAAATACGGGCGGCGGGAAGACGCTAACGGGCCTCCTCATCGCCCAATCGAGCCTGCACGAAGGAGTAGGCCCGGCAGTTTTCCTGGTACCCGATAAGTTCCTGATCCAGCAAGTGGTTGGCGAGGCTAACGACGCAAAGATCGCCGTTACAACGGATGCGAAAGACGAGTCGTTTCGGTCCCAGCGAGCGATCCTCATCACGACGTTCCACAAACTGCTGAACGGGCGGAGCGTGTTCGGTGTGCGCAACGTCAAAAAGGTCGTGCCGCTAGGCATAGTTGTGGTTGATGACGCGCACGCCGCGCTCTCTGCCACCGGCGGGTTGTTCGCTCCTAAGATTCCTGCGTCCTGCCAGGCATACGGCAAGCTGATCAACCTGTTTGCTAGTGACTTGGCCTCGCAAAGTCCCAAGGCCTATGCCGACATCGCGGCGGGAGAGCCTGGAGCACCTATCCGCGTCCCGCCAAAGGCGGTCGCTGATCGTGCCCAGGAAATCATGGCCATCGTTCGACCACACGCAGCAGATGAGGCGATTGACACACTACTCTACTCATGGCCTTTCGTTGCCGATTCTCTTAAGTTAGCAACGATCACGGTGACTTCATCGGTCGTCGAGATCCGGACTCCTTGCCCAGAGGTCGACATTATTCCCGCTTTCGCGCACGCTAAGCGCAGGGTCTATTTGACGGCCACACTAGAAGACGAGGGCGTGCTTGTGACCGAGCTCGATGCGAACGCGGACGCGGTACGCCGCCCCATAACTCCAAATCAGGCCTCGGACTTGGGAGACCGGATAATACTCGCGCCGCTCTCAATTAACCCTCGGCTTGCCGACACCGCCGTGCAACAACTGGCGCGTGGGTTCGCCGACGGTGACCGTAATGGCGACGGGACCATTGAGAGCGTGCCCGTGAACGTGGTCGTCCTAGTGCCAAGCGACTATGCCGCCAACCGGTGGAGGGCCTTCGCAGATGCCGTACTTCACGTCGGCGACATGCAACCGTTAATCGAACGCATGAAGAAGGGCGACCACATCGGAGTCGTCGTTCTTGTCAACAAATACGACGGGGTCGATTTGCCGGGAGACGCATGCCGGCTACTCATCATTGACGGAATTCCAACGCCCCTAACCCCGCACGAACGACGGGCCTCCGCTGCACTAGTTGGATCAATGTTCTTCAAGGCGCGAGAGGTCCAGCGGATCGAGCAGGGTATGGGCCGGGGGATCCGGGATGTCGGCGACTATTGCGCAGTACTTGTCGTGAACAGCGACGCGGCGCTCACGCTACGCGACAGTACGCTGAGAGCATTTTACTCACCTGCCACCCGGGCTCAGATCGAGTTGAGCCAACAGGTCTCTGATCAGATCCAAGGCGAGAGTATCAATGTCATCGGCGACTTGCTGGATACTTTCCTCGAACGTAAACCCCAGTGGGTGACGAAGAGCTTGGAAGCAACCGCCGACGTCACTTATGACTCCGCCGGGAACGTCACCGAACTTGCCGCAGGACGTCGGGAGGCCTTCAACAGGGCCGTAGCGGGCGACCCCGATGGCGCGGTACTGGTCCTGCGTAGCGCCATAGACACAGTGTCCGAGCCGCTTCTCAAGGGATGGTACCTGGAAGAACTCGCGGCCTATGAGCACCTTGTAGACGCTACAGCCGCAGAGAAGACGTTGTCGGCAGCACGCAAGCTCAACTCCGCGGTCCTCAAACCCAATGTGCCGCCGTCGCGCAAGAAGGTTGCAGGCCCGGCAGCGCAGGGCGTCGCAGCGGCAAATTATCTCGCATCAACGTACGTTGACCCCCGCTCAATGGAACTCGCTGTGGGCTCCCTGTTCGACAACATAGTTTGGGGTGTCGAGGAAGCGGCCGATCTTGCCGAGGAACAGTTCCGTCTCCTTGGGTGCCATTTGGGGTTCGCATCAAACCGGCCAGAGAAGGAGGACCGCGATGGCGGTCCCGACAACCTATGGGCGCTAAGCCCCAGCCGCTTCGCGATCATCGAACTGAAAACCGACGTGTCCCGCCCGAGCCCTGTGATCACGAAGAGCGAAGCGGAACAACTCGTTCACTCGATGGCCTGGTTCTCCGACCACTACCCAGAAGCCGTTGATGCAGTACCAGTCCTAGTCCACCCGTCTGCGGAACTAGATAGCCAAGCTCATGTTCCACCGCGCACACGAATCATGACCAAGGAACACGTGCAGCACCTGCGGCGGGATGTGGAGGCAATGGTGAGAGAACTCTCCGCGTCGGGTTCTTGGGGCGACTCAGCCGCCGTTGCGTCTGCACTGGCACGTCACCAACTAACCGCTGAACAAGTCCTCGCTAGGCACAGCATGGAGGCCCGAAGGTAG